The DNA region AAGCAAACGCTGCGGTTTGCGCTGCTGTCGGGCAGCGAGCGCCTGCGCGAAGCGCACGGCCACTACGCCGGGATCGATCAATTCTATCAAGTGTTGGCCAATGCGTACGCCTCCGGCTGGCGGTCGGTGCGGCTCGACTTCGAAATCGGCCTGCCGGAAGAGAGCCCGCGAGATGTCGAGGATACGATTGCCGTGATCCGCAACTGTGATGCCGTGCGCGCCGAATATGGCGACAAGTATTTCCTGCACGTGACGCTGTCGCCGGCGCAGGCGAGCGTGGGCAGCGAGTGGCAGTGGGATGCGCTGACGCCGCCGGCCGAGTATCAGGCACGCTGCGACCGGATTCAGAAATCGGCGCGTGGTCGCAATATCCAATATCGCGTGCGCGAAGCCGGCGCCGCGTACCTGCGCGCCGTCTTGGCCCGCGGCGATCGCCGTCTGGGTGAGGCGATCCTGTCCGCGCACGAACGCGGCGCGCGCTTTGACGGTTGGAACGAGCACTTCAACTTCGAGCTGTGGACGCAGGTCTGCGCCGAATGCGGTCTGCCCGTCGACAAGCTTGCGGCGGAGATTCCCTTGACCGCGACCTTGCCCTGGGATCATCTTGACTATGGCCAGTCGAGCGAGGATCTGCGTCGCCGCCGCCAGACGGCGTTTCCGGCTGAAACAGTGCGTAAAGAAAGTGCAGGCTTCAAGCTCGGTGACATCATTCTCGCCAAGCCGGAGTTGGCTGAGCAAATTCTCGCGGCGCCGGAGAGTCCGCCGTCGCCGAGTCAGTCGTTCGGCCGCCGACCGAAGCGGACGCCGGTGCAGGCGGTGGCGATGGTTGTGCCGCGCAGCCGGGTGCGGGTTCAGTGGCGGAAAGATGCGCCCGCGCGCTTCATCGGCCATCTGGCGACGATGCGGATGTTCGAGCGGGCGTTGCGGCGCGCCGAGATTCCGGTGAGTTTCTCGCAGGGATTCCATCCGCGGCCGCGGCTGTCGTTTGGTCCGCCACTGTCGGTCGGGTATACCTCGGAGGCCGAGTATTTCGATATTCAGCTTGAGGCGCCGTATCAGGACACGATGCTGGACCGGCTCAATCGCGCCTTGCCCGCGGGTTTCACAATTGTACAGGGGCGAACGGTTTTCGGCAAAGCCGCGTCGGTGTCGAGCCAGATCAACCTGGCGTGTTACGCGGTCGAGTTGCCGGAAAGCTGCGCCATCGCACAAAAACAGATTGATTCTCTGCTCGAACAGCCGACGATAATTGTAGAACGAATAAAGGCTGACGAAAAATCGGAAGTCGATGTCCGCAATTCGATCATCGCCCTCGAACTTCAGCGCGGCGACTCCGTAAACCTGCTCAGAATGGAGCTGGCGCTCGGCAACCTGGGATTCGTTCGTCCCGATGAAGTCCTGGCCTTCGGGTTCGGTTGGAGTTCACGGGAAATTTTATCTTTGAATATTTGTCGCACGGCGCTAATCGTTCTGTTTGGAAAGAGCCGCCTAAGTCCGTTTGAGGTTAGTGGATGAGCGAACAGCAGCAGCAGCACCTTAATCCTCGCGAAGAAGCCTACCGGGTGCTTATGATCGCCCGCCGCGATCCGGAGGCGTTGCAGCAGGAGTTGTCCCAGCTCAAGCAGAAGAATTTCCGCGGCCGCTTCGATCTCAATCTCGCGATTTACCTGGTCTC from Candidatus Zixiibacteriota bacterium includes:
- a CDS encoding DUF2344 domain-containing protein, which encodes MNYQALFEAKILPLVIRPARYIGNEWGAAHKTAAVRVVLAVADKYDRGMAEPELLRLYRLFNAEADLACERVFAPDVDAEKLLKEENLPLFSLESLTPIADCDWLHFLISDPLHFSALITILKSGQLPLRSNERSEVHPLISASSVKPFNPEPIADLLDFFFCGEVDTALAQLRPLISSRRALDRSAILPQLAQISGVYVPSLYQPQYSGDRFAGLTATAAAAPAKIRARSGDKTGRLVVPILPYEEITGDRVNVFLGSSVDVAKTVEFIDRALQQTGYDEVSFHGDLVAGIKNFDQLTTQVGQRFRDRHIAVTLPALPPVAAAIEYQRAVTFAEKQTLRFALLSGSERLREAHGHYAGIDQFYQVLANAYASGWRSVRLDFEIGLPEESPRDVEDTIAVIRNCDAVRAEYGDKYFLHVTLSPAQASVGSEWQWDALTPPAEYQARCDRIQKSARGRNIQYRVREAGAAYLRAVLARGDRRLGEAILSAHERGARFDGWNEHFNFELWTQVCAECGLPVDKLAAEIPLTATLPWDHLDYGQSSEDLRRRRQTAFPAETVRKESAGFKLGDIILAKPELAEQILAAPESPPSPSQSFGRRPKRTPVQAVAMVVPRSRVRVQWRKDAPARFIGHLATMRMFERALRRAEIPVSFSQGFHPRPRLSFGPPLSVGYTSEAEYFDIQLEAPYQDTMLDRLNRALPAGFTIVQGRTVFGKAASVSSQINLACYAVELPESCAIAQKQIDSLLEQPTIIVERIKADEKSEVDVRNSIIALELQRGDSVNLLRMELALGNLGFVRPDEVLAFGFGWSSREILSLNICRTALIVLFGKSRLSPFEVSG